The proteins below come from a single uncultured Dethiosulfovibrio sp. genomic window:
- a CDS encoding BCCT family transporter yields MSSKKSNSVFIISMGITLAVVLWGLVAPDSFGAFAGSMFNILTDKFGWGYLLSMNIFVVFCIFIASSRFGKVKLGPNDSKPEFSTVSWFAMLFSAGMGVGLVFYGAAEPIYHFGSTPFGAEPGSVQAARDAMRISFFHWGLHPWAGYSVIALALAFFQFRKNSPGLISSVFLPLVGEKGINGPFGKTVDVLAIFATLAGITTSLGLGTLQLNSGLSYVFGVPKTLFIQISIIAVLAVLYTGSAVLGIEKGIKKVADFNLLICGILMLGLFLVGPTLTIVESLMTGIGDYLSNVVSQSFTMAPYGGEYKGFLASWSLYYWAWWIAWAPFVGSFVARISRGRTIREFVAGVLVVPSLGSFTWFAIFGTSALDLEINKGIEISQKILADMSTGVFEMYSNYAMGTVMSVLMVVLITTFFVTSANSGTFVLSMYSTQGDLNPPKNKMAIWGFLMATLAVVLLATGGLQNLQTISLAAAPPFSIIMVLACYCLYKGLLTEEAEGKL; encoded by the coding sequence ATGAGCTCAAAGAAAAGCAACTCGGTCTTCATAATATCCATGGGGATAACCTTAGCGGTGGTCCTCTGGGGTTTGGTCGCCCCGGACAGCTTCGGCGCCTTCGCCGGATCCATGTTCAACATCCTCACCGACAAATTCGGATGGGGCTATCTCCTTTCGATGAACATCTTCGTCGTATTCTGCATTTTTATCGCATCCAGCCGTTTCGGAAAGGTCAAGCTAGGTCCTAACGACTCGAAACCGGAGTTCAGCACCGTATCCTGGTTTGCCATGCTCTTTTCCGCCGGCATGGGTGTCGGGCTGGTTTTCTACGGAGCGGCGGAGCCTATCTATCACTTCGGCTCGACGCCTTTCGGTGCGGAGCCTGGATCGGTCCAGGCAGCTAGAGACGCCATGAGGATATCCTTCTTCCACTGGGGACTTCACCCTTGGGCGGGATACTCGGTTATAGCCCTGGCGTTGGCTTTTTTCCAGTTCCGTAAAAACTCCCCAGGACTTATAAGCAGCGTCTTTCTGCCCCTGGTAGGCGAGAAGGGCATAAACGGCCCCTTCGGAAAGACCGTGGACGTCCTCGCGATCTTCGCCACCTTAGCGGGCATAACCACCTCTCTGGGACTGGGGACTTTACAGCTTAACAGCGGCCTGAGCTACGTCTTCGGAGTACCTAAAACCCTGTTCATACAGATATCCATAATCGCTGTGCTGGCGGTGCTCTACACCGGCTCGGCGGTCCTGGGAATCGAGAAGGGAATCAAAAAGGTCGCCGACTTCAACCTGCTTATATGCGGCATACTGATGCTAGGGCTTTTCCTGGTAGGGCCGACCTTGACCATAGTGGAATCCCTGATGACCGGAATAGGCGACTACCTATCCAACGTGGTATCCCAGAGCTTCACCATGGCACCTTACGGCGGCGAATACAAGGGATTCCTGGCCAGCTGGTCGCTTTACTACTGGGCATGGTGGATAGCTTGGGCCCCTTTCGTCGGATCCTTCGTGGCCCGTATATCCAGAGGCAGGACCATCCGTGAGTTCGTAGCAGGAGTCCTGGTGGTTCCCTCCCTGGGCAGCTTCACCTGGTTCGCAATTTTTGGGACCTCCGCACTGGACCTGGAGATCAACAAAGGCATCGAGATATCACAGAAGATTCTGGCTGATATGTCCACAGGGGTCTTCGAGATGTACTCCAACTACGCCATGGGAACGGTTATGTCGGTGCTGATGGTGGTCCTGATAACCACCTTCTTCGTAACCTCCGCCAACTCGGGAACCTTCGTCCTCTCCATGTACTCGACCCAGGGCGACCTTAACCCTCCCAAGAACAAGATGGCCATATGGGGATTTCTCATGGCGACCTTGGCTGTGGTCCTTCTGGCCACCGGTGGACTTCAGAACCTACAGACCATATCCCTGGCGGCGGCTCCTCCTTTCTCCATAATAATGGTCCTGGCCTGCTACTGTCTCTACAAAGGACTGCTTACAGAAGAAGCAGAAGGAAAACTTTAG
- the grdC gene encoding glycine/sarcosine/betaine reductase complex component C subunit beta, with the protein MSRVAIKGYSYCLQHTPELGLHYGNTPHCEHVALGETEFLKKLPEHIQTFDEAKDYAPNMAYIGTLPLEDLEKQATPMYSNRLAGADRFGKYGEITPEDEFLGLMDICDVFDLVWLEKGFASSVREKLANHKLVTETMLGKLEEGRDLADIEKECDEKHGGLPFYFDGKIAGCVRRGHETDVNLNAHTLMENLANKTSGVLSMMHLLANTGLKPEEVDFVIECSEEAAGDMSQRGGGNFAKAIAEVVGCVNASGCDVRGFCAGPVNAMIAGASQVAAGTRSNVVVIAGGAVPKLYMNSKDHVKKDMPALEDCMGSFAVLITPSDGSTPEMRLDAIGKHTVGAGASPQAVTQALTLDPLVKVGLSLADVDKFGPELHIPEITLPAGAGDVPLANIKMIAALAVMKKAIEKADMMNFVKEKGLPGFAHTQGHIPAGVPFIGHACDWIKEGKIKRAMIIGKGSLFLARLTNLADGASFLLEPAAPAQATVNKDDVKSVLMEALSELAASLTK; encoded by the coding sequence ATGTCAAGAGTTGCGATTAAAGGTTATTCCTACTGTCTCCAGCACACCCCTGAGCTGGGGCTCCACTACGGCAACACCCCTCACTGCGAGCACGTAGCCCTCGGTGAGACCGAGTTTCTGAAGAAGCTCCCTGAGCATATTCAGACCTTCGACGAGGCCAAGGACTACGCCCCTAACATGGCCTACATCGGCACCCTTCCCCTGGAGGACCTGGAAAAACAGGCCACCCCAATGTACTCCAATCGCCTTGCGGGAGCTGATCGTTTCGGTAAATACGGCGAGATAACCCCGGAGGACGAGTTCCTGGGCCTCATGGACATCTGCGACGTATTCGACCTAGTGTGGCTTGAGAAAGGCTTTGCCTCCTCTGTCCGTGAGAAACTTGCCAACCACAAGCTCGTCACCGAGACTATGCTCGGCAAGCTCGAGGAAGGCAGAGACCTGGCTGACATAGAGAAAGAGTGCGACGAGAAGCACGGCGGACTTCCCTTCTACTTCGACGGTAAAATAGCAGGCTGCGTCAGGAGAGGTCACGAGACCGACGTAAACCTGAACGCCCATACCCTCATGGAGAACCTGGCCAACAAGACCAGCGGAGTGCTGTCCATGATGCACCTTCTCGCCAACACCGGCCTCAAGCCAGAAGAGGTGGACTTCGTCATCGAGTGTTCCGAAGAGGCCGCCGGAGACATGTCCCAGAGGGGCGGCGGCAACTTCGCCAAGGCAATCGCCGAGGTCGTAGGCTGCGTCAACGCCAGCGGATGCGACGTCCGGGGCTTCTGTGCCGGACCGGTAAACGCCATGATCGCCGGGGCCTCCCAGGTCGCCGCTGGCACCAGATCCAACGTGGTCGTAATTGCCGGTGGAGCGGTCCCCAAGCTCTACATGAACAGCAAAGACCACGTCAAGAAGGACATGCCAGCCCTTGAGGACTGTATGGGCAGCTTCGCCGTGCTCATCACCCCCAGCGACGGCAGTACCCCGGAGATGAGACTGGACGCCATAGGCAAGCACACCGTCGGTGCTGGTGCATCACCTCAGGCGGTAACCCAGGCCCTCACCCTCGATCCTCTGGTGAAAGTCGGCCTCTCCCTGGCGGACGTGGATAAGTTCGGCCCTGAGCTTCACATCCCGGAGATAACCCTCCCTGCCGGAGCGGGCGACGTGCCTCTGGCTAACATCAAGATGATAGCCGCGCTGGCGGTCATGAAGAAGGCCATCGAGAAGGCGGACATGATGAACTTCGTCAAGGAGAAAGGCCTTCCGGGATTCGCCCACACCCAGGGACACATCCCTGCGGGAGTGCCCTTCATAGGCCACGCCTGCGACTGGATCAAAGAGGGCAAAATCAAGAGAGCCATGATAATCGGCAAAGGAAGCCTCTTCCTCGCCAGGCTCACCAACCTGGCGGACGGAGCGTCCTTCCTCCTCGAGCCCGCCGCTCCTGCACAGGCCACGGTCAACAAAGACGACGTAAAGAGCGTCCTCATGGAGGCCCTCTCGGAGCTCGCCGCCTCCTTGACGAAATAA
- the grdD gene encoding glycine/sarcosine/betaine reductase complex component C subunit alpha — MSDVKKLIGDALAELVDAAKSGGPSVKVGLMASGSEHGPEELAKSGRLAQQQNQGVKVVMIGPKIEGYDDLQWIETDPCDADIAKAMETALADGTISGAVALHYPFPMGVTTIGRVVTPAKGKDMIVASSTGTSAINRVEAMIRNAIYGIAVAKAMGKVNPMVGILNVEGAQLVFKALTKLKDKGYDITFGESLRADGGSVLRGNDILAGAVDVCVCDTLTGNVLMKMFSSFNTGGSYEALGWGYGPATGEGWDKVISIISRASGAPVVANAVAYTASVAKGDLPQVVASEIASAKKAGLDEIIQGVLPKPECSQEVTAPPAEPTDEEIHGIDVLSIEDAVRELWKNDIYAESSMGCTGPVVKLPGKHVPKAKELLAAAGYL; from the coding sequence ATGTCTGACGTTAAGAAACTAATAGGAGACGCCCTGGCCGAGCTGGTTGACGCCGCCAAAAGCGGCGGTCCCAGCGTAAAGGTCGGACTGATGGCCTCGGGCAGCGAACACGGCCCTGAGGAGCTTGCCAAAAGCGGTAGACTGGCACAGCAGCAGAACCAGGGAGTAAAGGTCGTCATGATAGGCCCGAAGATCGAGGGATACGACGACCTTCAGTGGATAGAGACCGACCCCTGTGACGCCGATATAGCCAAGGCCATGGAGACCGCCCTGGCCGACGGAACCATATCGGGAGCGGTGGCACTCCACTACCCCTTCCCCATGGGAGTCACCACCATAGGCAGGGTAGTCACCCCAGCAAAGGGGAAGGACATGATAGTGGCGTCCTCTACCGGCACCTCCGCCATCAACAGGGTGGAGGCCATGATCAGAAACGCCATCTATGGAATCGCCGTAGCCAAGGCTATGGGCAAGGTCAATCCCATGGTGGGAATCCTGAACGTAGAGGGAGCCCAGCTGGTGTTTAAGGCCCTCACTAAGCTTAAGGACAAAGGCTACGACATCACCTTCGGAGAGAGCCTTAGGGCCGACGGCGGTTCGGTCCTAAGAGGCAACGACATACTCGCCGGAGCGGTGGACGTCTGCGTATGCGACACCCTCACCGGCAACGTCCTGATGAAGATGTTCTCCTCCTTCAACACCGGAGGATCCTACGAGGCCCTGGGCTGGGGCTACGGTCCCGCCACAGGAGAGGGCTGGGACAAGGTCATCTCCATCATATCCAGAGCTTCTGGAGCTCCTGTCGTGGCAAACGCCGTGGCCTACACCGCGTCTGTCGCCAAAGGCGATCTGCCTCAGGTAGTGGCCTCGGAGATAGCCTCCGCCAAAAAAGCGGGCCTCGACGAGATAATCCAGGGAGTCCTTCCTAAGCCCGAGTGCTCTCAGGAGGTAACCGCTCCTCCTGCAGAGCCCACCGACGAGGAGATCCACGGCATAGACGTCCTCTCCATAGAGGATGCCGTGAGAGAACTCTGGAAGAACGATATCTACGCCGAATCCTCCATGGGATGCACCGGACCGGTAGTCAAGCTCCCAGGCAAGCACGTGCCGAAGGCCAAAGAGCTTCTGGCCGCCGCAGGATACCTATAA
- a CDS encoding DUF4198 domain-containing protein, whose protein sequence is MIRNKGKKVASALAALALCALIGIPKAQAHDFWVNADGPEAGVIKAEIGYGHDFPAPEVIPEARTHLFEGIILATPAGKIDMTQKGENYAYQIAKDLGKGSYIVAGNYKPTFWSKGPDGWAQKDKKEMTDATYSELAIMYAKTVLNVDGSDSDDFITKPIGQRLEIVPLKNPAKVKAGETFPIQVLVDGKPYKMAEVSATFAGFAENKEHKAFSGRADLKGIIEIVPLKEGYWFAKVTYKAPYEDPAVSDELVMVATLTFNVAK, encoded by the coding sequence ATGATTCGCAACAAAGGCAAAAAGGTAGCATCCGCTCTGGCCGCTCTGGCCCTCTGTGCCCTGATAGGGATACCTAAAGCTCAGGCTCACGACTTTTGGGTCAACGCCGATGGCCCTGAGGCTGGCGTGATCAAGGCGGAGATAGGGTACGGCCACGATTTCCCAGCCCCTGAGGTTATCCCTGAGGCGAGGACCCACCTCTTCGAGGGAATCATCCTGGCGACTCCGGCGGGTAAGATCGACATGACTCAGAAGGGGGAGAACTACGCCTACCAGATCGCCAAGGATCTGGGCAAGGGGAGCTATATAGTAGCCGGTAACTACAAGCCTACCTTCTGGTCAAAAGGCCCCGATGGCTGGGCACAGAAGGACAAAAAGGAGATGACCGACGCAACCTACTCCGAGTTGGCCATCATGTACGCTAAGACTGTTCTCAACGTAGATGGCTCGGACAGCGACGACTTTATAACCAAGCCGATAGGCCAGAGATTGGAGATAGTGCCCCTTAAGAACCCCGCCAAGGTGAAAGCAGGAGAGACCTTCCCGATACAGGTCCTCGTCGACGGCAAACCCTACAAGATGGCCGAGGTCAGTGCCACCTTCGCCGGATTTGCGGAAAACAAAGAGCACAAAGCATTCTCCGGAAGAGCTGACCTTAAAGGTATTATAGAGATAGTGCCCCTTAAAGAGGGTTACTGGTTCGCAAAGGTCACCTACAAAGCCCCTTACGAGGATCCAGCAGTAAGCGATGAGCTGGTCATGGTAGCGACCCTTACCTTCAACGTCGCTAAATAG
- a CDS encoding P1 family peptidase: MKEIGIHEIGGFSIGHSQNLETATGVTVIICPNGAVTGVDVRGGAPGTRETDLLDPVNLVEKVHGVVLAGGSAFGLDAAAGVMEYLEGKGIGFDVQVTKIPIVCGAVLFDLTIGDWSVRPDRAMGYEACKNATNEEQPVGSIGAGTGATVGKILGMDGAIKGGLGTWAYQEGDIKVGAIVAVNCLGDIIDPSDGSVIAACRTDGGFGNTEEILIKSAGEGKDLFAGNTTIGAILTNAKLTKAQCTKLASMAQNGYGRTMRPAHTMFDGDTIFTMTSGEVESDVSALGAMAARAMEKAVLQAVREATSLCGVPSIKDL; encoded by the coding sequence ATGAAGGAGATCGGTATTCACGAGATAGGTGGCTTTTCCATAGGACACAGCCAGAACCTGGAGACCGCTACAGGGGTTACGGTGATCATCTGTCCCAACGGGGCGGTGACAGGAGTGGACGTTCGAGGAGGTGCCCCGGGAACCAGGGAGACCGACCTTCTTGATCCGGTCAACCTTGTCGAAAAGGTCCACGGCGTAGTCCTAGCGGGAGGAAGCGCCTTCGGACTGGACGCCGCTGCCGGGGTGATGGAATACCTGGAGGGAAAAGGAATAGGTTTTGACGTTCAGGTGACTAAGATACCTATCGTCTGCGGTGCGGTGCTGTTCGATCTCACCATAGGCGACTGGAGCGTCAGGCCAGACCGGGCCATGGGATACGAAGCCTGCAAAAACGCCACAAACGAGGAACAGCCAGTAGGATCTATAGGGGCAGGCACCGGTGCCACGGTGGGGAAAATTCTCGGCATGGACGGTGCTATAAAGGGGGGCCTTGGAACCTGGGCCTATCAGGAAGGGGATATCAAGGTAGGGGCCATAGTGGCGGTAAACTGCCTTGGGGATATCATAGACCCCTCCGACGGATCGGTGATCGCCGCCTGCCGCACCGACGGAGGCTTCGGAAACACCGAGGAGATCCTGATAAAATCGGCAGGTGAGGGAAAGGACCTCTTCGCCGGTAACACCACAATAGGAGCGATCCTCACCAACGCAAAACTCACCAAAGCCCAGTGTACAAAACTGGCCTCTATGGCCCAAAACGGCTACGGCAGAACCATGAGACCGGCCCACACCATGTTCGACGGCGACACAATCTTTACAATGACCTCCGGCGAGGTCGAATCGGACGTCAGCGCTCTAGGTGCCATGGCGGCCAGGGCCATGGAAAAAGCGGTGCTCCAGGCAGTCAGGGAAGCGACCTCCCTGTGTGGAGTTCCGTCAATAAAAGACCTTTAA
- a CDS encoding putative motility protein — MGMVQSITGMKQAETMTKVGVAVQKKTMDLAEMQGQMVQEMMASMGIGGNLDIQA, encoded by the coding sequence ATGGGCATGGTTCAGAGCATAACCGGCATGAAACAGGCGGAGACCATGACTAAGGTCGGAGTAGCGGTTCAGAAGAAGACCATGGACCTGGCTGAGATGCAGGGTCAGATGGTCCAGGAGATGATGGCCTCTATGGGGATCGGCGGTAACCTGGATATCCAGGCTTAG
- a CDS encoding NAD(P)/FAD-dependent oxidoreductase — protein sequence MVYDLIVLGGGPGGYRAAELASQAGFKTVLVEKDRLGGTCLNRGCIPTKAYYADAVGKLGPVDKMWIKKEAVVSKLQKGIATLMDRCSVDVVKGGGTLGDLSGEEKELKVSTDQGEVVLKGRRLIIAVGAMSKPLSFPGSDLEGVIGGDWAVTDQGMWDQSMADQVRSVAVVGAGVIAVELAGILKDLGKEVTLLKHSDQILRRCDEDVKKKVRQAVKKKKIATVDYFRIKEAVKEDGRLKVRGEAEGKDLEVLCDRLILAASMVPILEGYGLESSGVAYSDKGISVDRNMMTSKEGVYAIGDCTGGMMLAHLAEYQALSAVEHMAGRDYYVDPAKVPSCIFFDPEIAVVGLTEEEAQAKGYDTVVGRVFFVANGMALAMDRSDGFVKVVADRADGRILGVHIVGPEAATLISEAALAIAKDMTVKEVAYTVHPHPTLSECFKDALFRILEEISHS from the coding sequence ATGGTCTACGATCTGATCGTGCTGGGAGGGGGGCCCGGCGGCTATCGTGCCGCCGAGCTCGCCTCTCAGGCGGGCTTTAAGACCGTCCTGGTGGAGAAAGACCGCTTAGGTGGAACCTGTCTCAACAGAGGCTGTATTCCAACCAAGGCCTACTACGCTGACGCTGTAGGCAAGCTGGGGCCGGTGGATAAAATGTGGATCAAAAAGGAGGCGGTGGTCTCCAAGCTACAGAAGGGCATCGCCACCCTCATGGATCGCTGTTCCGTCGACGTTGTAAAAGGGGGTGGGACCTTAGGGGATCTCTCCGGCGAGGAGAAGGAGCTTAAAGTCTCCACCGACCAGGGAGAGGTGGTTCTTAAGGGCAGAAGGTTGATCATAGCCGTAGGTGCCATGTCGAAGCCCCTTTCCTTTCCCGGATCCGATCTGGAGGGAGTGATAGGAGGCGACTGGGCGGTTACCGACCAGGGGATGTGGGATCAGTCCATGGCCGATCAGGTTCGTTCCGTGGCGGTAGTAGGGGCTGGAGTCATAGCCGTCGAGCTGGCGGGAATACTCAAAGACCTGGGCAAAGAGGTCACCCTCCTGAAGCACTCGGACCAAATCCTCCGACGCTGCGACGAGGACGTAAAGAAAAAGGTCCGTCAGGCGGTCAAGAAGAAAAAGATAGCCACGGTAGACTATTTCCGGATAAAGGAGGCGGTTAAAGAGGACGGTCGCCTCAAGGTGAGAGGCGAGGCGGAGGGCAAGGATCTGGAGGTCCTCTGCGACAGGCTCATACTGGCGGCCAGCATGGTCCCTATCCTGGAGGGTTACGGTCTGGAATCCAGCGGTGTGGCCTACTCCGATAAAGGCATATCGGTTGATCGGAACATGATGACCTCAAAAGAGGGGGTCTACGCCATAGGGGACTGCACAGGCGGCATGATGCTGGCCCATCTGGCGGAGTATCAGGCCCTTTCGGCGGTGGAGCATATGGCTGGCAGGGATTACTACGTCGATCCCGCCAAGGTTCCCTCCTGTATCTTCTTCGATCCTGAGATAGCGGTCGTTGGTTTGACCGAGGAGGAGGCTCAGGCAAAGGGATACGATACGGTGGTCGGCAGGGTTTTCTTCGTCGCCAACGGAATGGCTCTGGCTATGGATCGCTCCGACGGTTTCGTGAAAGTCGTGGCGGACCGTGCCGATGGCCGTATTCTTGGGGTCCACATCGTAGGCCCAGAGGCGGCGACCTTGATATCCGAGGCCGCTCTGGCTATCGCCAAGGATATGACCGTCAAAGAGGTCGCCTACACCGTCCATCCCCATCCGACCTTGAGCGAGTGCTTTAAGGACGCCCTTTTCAGGATTCTCGAGGAGATCTCTCATAGTTGA
- the gcvPB gene encoding aminomethyl-transferring glycine dehydrogenase subunit GcvPB: MLNQVKPIFEKSQPGRMGVALPSCDVPGDISSLLPENFRRSEDPGLPEVSEVDVIRHYTNLSQLNFGVDEGFYPLGSCTMKYNPKINENAARLCGFSNIHPLQSEKVCQGALKLMYDLSSMLAEITGMEAVTLQPAAGAHGELTGIFLIKAYHRKNGEEASRTKIIVPDSAHGTNPATASVAGYDVVEVKSNERGNVDIEALKAAVGEDTAGIMLTNPNTLGLFEEDILQIAEIVHEAGGLLYYDGANANAILGKIRPGDMGFDVLHLNIHKSFSTPHGGGGPGSGAVGVGKRLLPFIPTPVVVEENGTYRFDYDIPDSIGKMRSFYGNFGVLVRAYAYILSMGAEGLRDAADNAVLNANYIMKRLEGDFEIPLASRICKHEFVISGEKQHRENGVSTLDMAKRLMDHGVHPPTIYFPLIVHEAMMIEPTETEGKETLDRFVDAMLEIAKEAKEKPEIFHDAPYTTVVSRLDETLAARKPVLRWSPSER, encoded by the coding sequence ATGCTGAACCAGGTAAAGCCTATTTTCGAGAAGAGTCAGCCAGGTAGAATGGGAGTGGCGTTGCCCTCCTGCGATGTCCCGGGGGATATATCCTCCCTTCTCCCTGAAAATTTCAGGAGGTCCGAGGATCCCGGTCTGCCAGAGGTCTCCGAGGTGGACGTCATTCGGCATTACACCAATCTGTCCCAGTTGAACTTCGGCGTAGACGAGGGGTTCTATCCTCTCGGGTCCTGCACCATGAAGTACAACCCTAAGATAAACGAGAACGCCGCCAGGCTGTGTGGTTTCTCCAATATCCACCCTCTACAGTCCGAGAAGGTCTGTCAGGGGGCTCTAAAGCTCATGTACGACCTATCCTCTATGCTGGCGGAGATAACCGGAATGGAGGCTGTGACCCTTCAGCCCGCTGCCGGTGCCCACGGAGAGCTGACAGGGATATTTCTGATAAAGGCCTATCACCGTAAAAACGGCGAAGAGGCCAGTCGGACCAAGATAATCGTGCCTGACTCCGCTCACGGCACCAACCCTGCCACCGCCTCCGTCGCCGGTTACGATGTTGTGGAGGTTAAGTCTAACGAGAGGGGCAACGTGGACATAGAGGCCCTTAAGGCGGCGGTAGGAGAGGATACGGCGGGCATAATGCTCACAAACCCCAACACCTTAGGGCTTTTCGAGGAGGATATACTTCAGATAGCCGAGATAGTTCACGAGGCCGGAGGGCTGCTCTATTACGATGGGGCCAACGCCAACGCCATACTGGGCAAGATTCGCCCTGGGGATATGGGCTTCGACGTGCTGCACCTCAACATTCACAAGAGCTTCAGCACCCCTCACGGCGGAGGCGGCCCTGGCTCCGGTGCTGTAGGAGTCGGTAAGAGGCTTCTTCCTTTTATACCGACCCCTGTGGTGGTCGAGGAGAACGGGACCTATCGTTTCGACTACGATATCCCCGACAGCATAGGGAAAATGCGCTCTTTCTACGGTAACTTCGGCGTCCTGGTCAGGGCCTACGCCTATATCCTCTCCATGGGAGCGGAGGGGCTTAGGGATGCGGCGGATAATGCCGTGCTGAACGCCAACTACATAATGAAGCGTCTCGAGGGCGACTTTGAGATCCCTCTGGCGAGCAGGATCTGTAAGCACGAGTTCGTGATCTCCGGGGAGAAACAGCACAGGGAAAACGGCGTGTCCACCTTGGATATGGCCAAGAGGCTCATGGACCATGGGGTCCATCCCCCGACGATCTACTTCCCCCTCATAGTCCACGAGGCTATGATGATAGAGCCCACTGAGACTGAGGGAAAGGAAACTCTGGACCGGTTCGTCGATGCCATGCTGGAGATAGCCAAGGAGGCCAAGGAGAAGCCGGAGATATTCCACGATGCTCCTTACACTACCGTGGTTTCCCGTCTCGATGAGACTCTGGCTGCGAGAAAGCCCGTCCTTCGCTGGTCTCCATCGGAGCGGTAG
- the gcvPA gene encoding aminomethyl-transferring glycine dehydrogenase subunit GcvPA, whose amino-acid sequence MRYIPNTDAQRAEMLSTVGVSSVEDLFADLPSSVKLKGLLDLPEAMSEMDLLKHLKSLAGQNLDACSTSCFLGAGVYDHFIPVVIDHMISRGEFTTSYTPYQPEISQGTLQAIFEYQTMICELTGMDVANASMYDGATSIAEAVYMACASTKKDLVLVARSVNPQSRAVLETYASLRGITVQEIGHSNGTINMDDLKANLTDKVGAVVVQSPNFFGSVEDLKVIGEMTHDCKALFVVASDLMALSLLEAPGKLGADVVVGDGQSAGNAMSFGGPHFGFFASTQKLVRKIPGRIVGETLDRNGKKCYVLTLQAREQHIRREKASSNICSNQSLCALAGAVYLSLMGKEGLKEVAKQCLLKAAYTRDELVKTGSFQAPFTGTFFREFVVTSKEAPEAINSRLMERGVIGGYDLTADYPELENGWLVAVTEKRTKAEIDGFVAIAGGK is encoded by the coding sequence ATGCGTTACATTCCAAACACAGACGCCCAGAGGGCCGAAATGCTGTCTACCGTAGGGGTTTCATCGGTGGAGGATCTTTTCGCCGATCTTCCCTCTTCAGTTAAACTAAAGGGTCTTCTCGATTTGCCTGAGGCCATGTCGGAGATGGATCTCCTTAAACACCTTAAAAGCCTGGCAGGTCAGAATCTGGATGCCTGCTCGACCTCCTGTTTCCTAGGTGCGGGAGTCTACGACCATTTTATACCGGTGGTTATAGATCACATGATCTCCCGTGGGGAGTTCACCACCAGCTACACTCCCTATCAGCCCGAGATCAGTCAGGGGACTTTGCAGGCTATATTCGAGTATCAGACAATGATCTGCGAGCTTACCGGTATGGACGTGGCTAACGCTTCAATGTACGATGGGGCGACCTCCATCGCCGAGGCGGTCTACATGGCCTGTGCGTCCACCAAAAAAGACCTCGTTCTGGTTGCCCGTTCGGTAAACCCTCAGAGCAGGGCGGTTCTAGAGACCTACGCCAGCCTGAGGGGCATCACGGTCCAGGAGATAGGCCACTCTAACGGGACGATCAACATGGACGACCTGAAGGCCAACCTGACCGATAAGGTCGGCGCGGTGGTGGTACAGAGCCCCAACTTCTTCGGGTCTGTCGAGGACCTGAAGGTGATCGGCGAGATGACCCACGACTGCAAGGCCCTTTTCGTAGTAGCTTCCGACCTGATGGCCCTGTCTCTGCTGGAGGCCCCGGGCAAGTTAGGTGCCGACGTGGTTGTAGGCGACGGCCAGAGCGCCGGAAACGCCATGAGCTTCGGCGGCCCCCATTTTGGCTTTTTCGCCTCCACCCAGAAGCTGGTCAGAAAGATCCCCGGCCGTATTGTGGGAGAGACCCTGGACCGTAACGGCAAGAAGTGCTACGTCCTGACACTCCAGGCGAGAGAACAGCATATCCGTAGGGAGAAGGCTTCCTCGAATATCTGCTCCAACCAGAGCCTCTGTGCCCTTGCGGGAGCTGTTTACCTCTCTCTCATGGGCAAAGAGGGCCTTAAAGAGGTGGCTAAACAGTGTCTCCTCAAGGCCGCCTACACCAGAGACGAGTTGGTGAAGACCGGTTCGTTCCAGGCTCCCTTTACAGGAACTTTCTTCCGAGAGTTCGTGGTCACCTCGAAAGAGGCCCCTGAGGCCATAAACTCGAGGCTCATGGAGAGAGGTGTCATAGGAGGTTACGACCTGACCGCCGACTATCCCGAGCTGGAGAACGGCTGGCTTGTGGCGGTAACCGAAAAGAGGACCAAGGCCGAGATCGATGGCTTTGTGGCCATAGCGGGGGGGAAGTAA
- the gcvH gene encoding glycine cleavage system protein GcvH: MADIRDGLKYTKEHEWIRVEGNKGYVGISDYAQHAMGDIVFVELPEVGASVSAGGDFCVVESVKGANDIYSPASGEVVEVNEALEDSPEAINEDPYGSWIAAIKISDASELDALMDADGYRSFCDSQE, from the coding sequence ATGGCCGATATCAGAGATGGACTTAAATACACCAAAGAGCACGAGTGGATCAGGGTAGAGGGAAATAAAGGCTACGTCGGTATTTCCGACTACGCCCAGCATGCCATGGGCGATATCGTCTTCGTCGAGCTTCCCGAGGTCGGTGCCTCCGTATCCGCCGGTGGAGATTTCTGCGTCGTAGAGTCGGTTAAAGGGGCCAACGATATCTACTCTCCCGCATCCGGCGAGGTTGTCGAGGTAAACGAGGCTCTGGAGGATTCACCTGAGGCCATAAACGAGGATCCCTACGGAAGCTGGATCGCCGCCATAAAGATATCCGATGCTTCCGAGCTGGATGCCCTTATGGATGCTGACGGCTACCGCTCTTTCTGCGATAGCCAGGAGTAA